In one Haloplanus salinus genomic region, the following are encoded:
- a CDS encoding FkbM family methyltransferase has product MLRRAKKLYRTGGIREVGRGIKDFLIFKTDAGPLIFRVHPNATLAVGDLDVEFHIEQKEDIARASGHGELDVLTDFADELAADDVVWDIGANVGTYSIIAELSGATAEAFEPGTEARARLDRNAALNGVSIDVHEYALADRNGESVLSHEDRSGIRRLIDDGTGDVIPIKRGDDIDVLQPDVVKIDVEGAELDVLDGMPETLAETRVCYVEYHSGVDRSAVVSTVERAGLSLGSEFDRGILKFTRTAAEDSPKSPS; this is encoded by the coding sequence ATGCTACGGAGGGCGAAGAAGCTGTACCGAACGGGTGGCATCCGTGAGGTTGGCCGGGGAATCAAGGATTTCTTGATATTCAAAACCGATGCAGGGCCGCTCATCTTTAGAGTGCACCCGAACGCGACGCTCGCCGTCGGTGATCTCGACGTCGAGTTCCACATCGAACAGAAAGAGGACATTGCACGGGCGTCCGGCCACGGCGAACTCGACGTGCTGACCGACTTCGCCGACGAACTGGCGGCGGACGACGTCGTTTGGGACATCGGGGCGAACGTCGGGACCTACTCCATCATCGCGGAGCTTTCCGGAGCAACCGCGGAGGCGTTCGAACCGGGAACCGAGGCACGGGCGCGACTCGACCGAAACGCGGCGCTGAACGGGGTTTCGATCGACGTTCACGAATATGCACTCGCCGACCGAAACGGCGAGAGCGTCCTCAGTCACGAGGACAGATCCGGTATCCGGCGGTTGATCGACGACGGCACGGGCGACGTGATCCCAATCAAGCGGGGCGACGACATCGACGTGCTACAGCCGGATGTGGTGAAAATTGACGTCGAGGGCGCGGAACTGGACGTTCTCGACGGTATGCCCGAGACGTTGGCCGAGACTCGTGTCTGTTACGTCGAGTACCACAGCGGCGTCGACCGTTCGGCGGTGGTGAGCACGGTCGAGCGTGCCGGTTTGTCGCTCGGATCCGAGTTCGACCGAGGCATTCTGAAGTTCACCCGAACGGCCGCGGAGGATTCCCCCAAATCTCCTTCCTGA
- a CDS encoding NAD-dependent epimerase/dehydratase family protein: MSDSPAVLVTGSSGMIGTALVERLLAEGVDVRGVDRCPNRWSDAVDAVTDRIDLLEPDAEDRLPTGAGTVVHLAAHSRVRDLVEEPTGATENLQTLSTALEYARRNDADLLFTSSREVYGDQGQTVYAESDAGVRDAENPYGASKAGGEALVASYGECYDLRTCTLRLSNVYGRYDDYNRVIPVFVALADRGEDLTVYGGDKLLDFIYLDDCVDALTCAMERIDAVQGEVLNVGSGRGHSLLHLAELIVDRVDADVAVTVDDNRPGEVDRFVADVDRSRRLMGFEPSYSLPAGLDETVAWYRGRPDLLDDVV, from the coding sequence ATGAGCGACTCGCCCGCGGTACTCGTCACTGGTAGCAGCGGCATGATCGGCACCGCACTGGTCGAGCGACTGCTCGCCGAGGGAGTCGACGTCCGCGGCGTCGACAGATGTCCGAACCGCTGGTCCGATGCCGTCGACGCGGTGACCGACCGGATCGACCTGCTCGAACCGGACGCCGAAGACCGCCTCCCGACCGGCGCGGGCACCGTCGTCCACCTCGCGGCTCACTCCCGGGTGCGGGATCTGGTCGAGGAGCCGACTGGCGCCACGGAGAACCTCCAGACGCTCTCGACGGCCCTCGAGTACGCCCGTCGGAACGACGCCGACCTACTCTTTACCAGCAGTCGAGAGGTGTACGGCGACCAAGGTCAGACGGTCTACGCGGAATCCGACGCGGGTGTCCGGGACGCCGAGAACCCGTACGGCGCCAGCAAGGCCGGCGGCGAGGCGCTGGTGGCCTCGTACGGCGAGTGTTACGACTTGCGGACCTGCACGCTCCGGCTCTCGAACGTCTACGGCCGGTACGACGACTACAACCGAGTGATTCCCGTATTCGTCGCGCTCGCCGACCGCGGGGAGGATCTCACCGTCTACGGCGGCGACAAACTGCTCGATTTTATCTATCTGGACGACTGCGTGGACGCGCTCACGTGCGCGATGGAGCGAATCGACGCCGTACAAGGCGAGGTCCTGAACGTCGGTTCCGGGCGGGGCCACTCCCTGCTCCACCTCGCGGAACTGATCGTCGACCGCGTGGACGCCGACGTGGCGGTGACCGTCGACGACAACCGGCCCGGCGAGGTCGACCGGTTCGTCGCCGACGTGGACCGATCCCGACGCCTGATGGGCTTCGAACCGTCGTACTCGCTGCCGGCGGGGCTCGACGAGACGGTCGCGTGGTATCGCGGTCGGCCGGACCTGCTCGACGACGTCGTCTGA
- a CDS encoding oligosaccharide flippase family protein, translated as MADDLDGVFRSIFKSGSIVFVGFVVEMLISFFGKVLVARWLTRVDYGAVAIGSSLLSTLSVIVLLGMHTGVSRYLSRYDDDDSRRGVILSAFQISLPITVVVTAGIFILADPLATRVFNDSELGPVLQVFAVALPFLAVTKLSLGAVRGMQRTLPKIYIENLATPIFRLGLVVVAIVLGAQAIGVAWAYALARILPGIAGLYFLYRLTPLFSEGVRPLIFGRKYVPMRRQLLVFSLPLVVSAAMGRVLADFDTYLLGYYADLGLVGTYNVIYPIATAMGFVLSAFGYLTMPVISRLHAEKRHDEMAVLYQGVAKWVFLTTLPLLLVTFLFPRFIIGVTFGSKYLAGAAALQLLIVSYFVNALTGPNIQTLTSIGGTRSLMKFNIFAAVVNIVLNVLLIPRYELVGAAAATVIALVLLDVLVSVRLYRQARLQPFGRSLVLPAVFGIAVAAVLYAVVVRVVGVSPVSIVSMFVLFVPLYAVGVLWFGGIEQYEIMIVNSIEDRFDINLEPIKRIARRLM; from the coding sequence ATGGCCGACGATCTCGACGGCGTCTTCCGGAGTATCTTCAAGAGTGGATCTATCGTGTTCGTCGGATTCGTCGTTGAGATGCTGATCTCGTTTTTCGGTAAAGTTCTGGTCGCGCGGTGGCTCACCCGGGTCGACTACGGCGCCGTCGCGATCGGTTCGTCCTTACTCAGTACCCTCTCAGTTATTGTCCTACTCGGGATGCATACGGGCGTCAGCCGCTATCTCTCTCGATACGACGACGACGATAGCCGGCGCGGTGTCATCCTCTCGGCCTTCCAGATTTCGCTCCCGATCACCGTCGTGGTCACAGCGGGCATCTTCATCCTCGCCGACCCCCTCGCGACACGCGTTTTCAACGACTCGGAACTCGGTCCTGTCCTCCAAGTGTTCGCGGTCGCGTTACCGTTTCTGGCGGTGACGAAGCTATCCCTAGGCGCGGTTAGAGGTATGCAGCGGACGCTCCCCAAGATCTACATTGAGAATCTGGCGACACCGATCTTCCGACTCGGACTCGTCGTCGTGGCGATCGTCCTCGGTGCGCAGGCGATCGGCGTTGCCTGGGCCTATGCACTGGCTAGGATCCTTCCCGGCATCGCCGGCTTGTACTTTCTCTATCGACTGACACCGCTGTTTTCCGAAGGTGTCCGACCACTCATTTTCGGGCGAAAGTACGTTCCTATGCGACGACAGCTACTCGTCTTCTCACTGCCACTCGTCGTCTCGGCGGCGATGGGACGAGTACTGGCCGACTTCGACACCTATTTACTCGGCTACTACGCCGACCTCGGACTCGTCGGGACGTACAACGTCATCTACCCCATCGCGACGGCGATGGGCTTCGTCCTCAGCGCGTTCGGTTACCTGACGATGCCAGTCATCTCTCGACTGCACGCAGAGAAACGACACGACGAGATGGCGGTTCTGTACCAAGGGGTCGCGAAGTGGGTGTTTCTCACCACGCTACCGCTCCTGTTGGTTACGTTTCTCTTCCCACGGTTCATCATTGGCGTGACGTTCGGGAGCAAGTATCTCGCCGGCGCTGCCGCCCTCCAGTTGCTGATCGTCAGCTACTTCGTGAACGCACTCACCGGTCCGAACATCCAGACCCTCACGTCCATCGGCGGGACGCGTTCGTTGATGAAGTTCAACATCTTCGCCGCGGTGGTCAATATCGTGCTGAACGTACTGTTGATTCCGCGCTACGAACTCGTCGGGGCGGCAGCGGCGACGGTTATCGCCCTAGTTCTTCTGGATGTACTCGTATCGGTCCGTCTCTACCGGCAAGCGCGACTCCAACCGTTCGGCCGTTCGCTCGTCCTCCCGGCAGTGTTCGGTATCGCGGTTGCCGCGGTGCTGTATGCGGTCGTCGTTCGCGTCGTCGGTGTTTCGCCTGTCTCTATCGTGTCGATGTTTGTCCTCTTCGTACCGCTCTACGCCGTCGGTGTGTTATGGTTCGGCGGCATCGAACAATATGAAATCATGATCGTCAACAGCATCGAGGACCGGTTCGACATCAATCTTGAACCGATAAAACGGATCGCCCGCCGGTTAATGTGA
- a CDS encoding class I SAM-dependent methyltransferase, with protein sequence MSPDVADDEQQIQEAQYDYPYHYIPRVEDGRFSQLQYWSWGMHYLGGMRVVIDQLEPWSFDSLIDVGCGDGRFLRELAAERPSVDSLGIDYSERSIAMARGMNPDVDYEVVDLLSDEVGREFDVATAVEVLEHIPPDDLRAFVSRIADLLADDGRFVLTVPHENKPVQDKHYQHFSAADLESLLTPRFEIVEFVPFDKQSKVFTALELALGGRGRHFVVNSPPVVDTLWTLYRRRYLYADSESNCRRIAAVCRR encoded by the coding sequence ATGTCTCCCGATGTTGCGGACGACGAACAGCAAATCCAAGAGGCCCAGTACGACTACCCCTACCACTACATCCCCCGCGTGGAGGACGGGCGTTTCTCACAGCTCCAGTACTGGTCTTGGGGCATGCATTATCTCGGCGGGATGCGGGTCGTCATCGACCAACTGGAGCCGTGGTCGTTCGACTCGCTGATCGACGTAGGCTGTGGCGACGGCCGCTTCCTCCGCGAACTCGCGGCCGAACGCCCGTCGGTCGACAGCCTCGGCATCGACTACTCGGAGCGGTCCATCGCGATGGCGCGCGGGATGAACCCCGACGTCGACTACGAGGTGGTCGACCTGCTCTCGGACGAGGTCGGCCGGGAGTTCGACGTCGCCACGGCCGTCGAGGTCCTGGAACACATCCCGCCGGACGATCTTCGGGCCTTCGTCTCCCGAATCGCCGACCTCCTCGCCGACGACGGACGGTTCGTCCTCACGGTGCCGCACGAGAACAAGCCGGTCCAGGACAAACACTACCAACACTTCTCGGCGGCGGATCTGGAGTCGTTGTTGACGCCGCGGTTCGAAATCGTGGAGTTCGTCCCGTTCGACAAGCAGTCGAAGGTATTCACCGCCCTCGAACTCGCGCTCGGCGGCCGCGGGCGCCACTTCGTCGTGAACTCGCCGCCGGTCGTCGACACGCTCTGGACGCTCTACCGGCGGCGATACCTGTACGCGGATTCGGAGTCGAACTGTAGACGCATCGCGGCCGTCTGTCGGCGATGA
- a CDS encoding FkbM family methyltransferase: MDIGDGLQKGKHFVYRGPLKRLVRWAGLEVRLARIYTGLLRRTSANTVTYSLSGRSASFYRTEHLPEELPERPVVEDLLGSLRSDDVFFDLGANHGIYTCLAGTRLDSGRVVSFEPNPETFAELRANVALNDLTDCVTLYQAAVADEPGTADFFADTDSTGSSLAQSRHGPGTQAIQVDVVALDSLADNESLPTPDVVKIDVEGAELRALRGMRSLLEDGCRLLYCEVHDSAVTDFSADPVDVERFLSEAGFDVRTIFEREADQHILKATQ; this comes from the coding sequence ATGGATATCGGTGACGGCCTCCAGAAAGGCAAACATTTCGTCTATCGCGGCCCGCTGAAGCGACTCGTTCGGTGGGCTGGACTCGAAGTGAGACTCGCTCGGATATACACGGGTCTCCTCCGACGAACGTCGGCGAACACCGTCACCTACTCCCTCAGCGGTCGGTCGGCCAGTTTCTACCGCACGGAACATCTCCCCGAGGAACTCCCGGAACGCCCAGTCGTCGAGGACCTCCTCGGAAGCCTGCGTTCCGATGATGTCTTCTTCGACCTGGGCGCGAATCACGGCATCTACACCTGTCTGGCCGGCACGCGACTCGATTCGGGACGGGTCGTCTCGTTTGAGCCGAACCCGGAAACCTTCGCCGAACTCCGAGCGAACGTCGCGCTCAACGATCTGACCGATTGCGTCACGCTCTACCAAGCCGCTGTCGCCGACGAACCGGGCACGGCCGACTTCTTCGCGGATACGGATTCGACCGGTAGCAGTTTGGCGCAGTCTCGGCACGGACCGGGAACACAGGCCATCCAGGTAGATGTCGTCGCGCTCGATTCGCTGGCCGACAACGAATCCCTTCCCACCCCCGACGTGGTGAAAATCGACGTCGAGGGTGCCGAACTCCGAGCCCTCCGCGGGATGCGGTCACTGCTCGAAGATGGTTGCCGGTTGCTCTACTGTGAGGTTCACGACAGCGCCGTAACCGATTTCAGCGCCGATCCGGTGGATGTCGAACGCTTCCTGTCCGAGGCCGGATTCGATGTCCGGACGATTTTCGAACGCGAAGCGGACCAGCACATCCTCAAGGCGACTCAGTGA
- a CDS encoding GDP-mannose 4,6-dehydratase, with translation MDLLITGGCGFVGGHLAESFVADGHDVTVLDNLDDFYSLDIKRYNVSAARTAADESDGSYTLIEGDIRDQPTVDEAVDGADVVFHQAAQAGVRHSVEEPQAVNAVNVTGTLNCLQAARAADVDRFVLASSSSVYGKPQYLPYDEEHPTLPISPYGASKVAAEQYTRVFHEVHGVSTVILRYFTVYGPRMRPNMAISNFVSRCMNDEPPVVYGDGSQTRDFTYVDDIVTANRTLLTSDAADGEVLNIGSNDNIDIRSLAALIRDRLAPGLDLEFTERYDADAEHTHADVQKAHERIGYEPTTNIRDGVEKFIGWYRDNRDWYEPLVRN, from the coding sequence ATGGATCTCCTCATCACCGGTGGTTGCGGGTTCGTCGGCGGCCACCTCGCGGAATCGTTCGTCGCTGACGGTCACGACGTGACCGTCCTCGACAATCTCGACGACTTCTACTCCCTCGACATCAAACGGTACAACGTTTCGGCGGCCCGCACCGCGGCGGACGAGAGCGACGGCAGTTACACGCTGATCGAGGGTGATATCCGCGATCAGCCGACCGTCGACGAGGCCGTCGACGGCGCCGACGTGGTGTTTCATCAGGCCGCACAGGCCGGTGTTCGTCACAGCGTCGAGGAACCGCAGGCGGTGAACGCGGTGAACGTAACGGGGACGCTGAACTGCCTGCAGGCCGCCCGTGCGGCTGACGTCGATCGGTTCGTGCTTGCGAGTTCCTCCTCGGTGTACGGCAAACCACAGTACCTTCCCTACGACGAGGAGCACCCGACGCTCCCCATTAGCCCGTATGGCGCCTCGAAAGTCGCGGCGGAACAGTACACGCGAGTCTTTCACGAGGTCCACGGGGTCTCGACGGTTATTCTGCGATATTTCACGGTCTACGGTCCGCGAATGCGTCCCAACATGGCGATTAGCAACTTCGTCTCGCGATGCATGAACGACGAACCCCCAGTCGTCTACGGTGACGGGTCGCAGACGCGTGATTTTACCTACGTCGACGACATCGTGACCGCCAATCGGACGCTTCTCACCTCCGATGCTGCCGACGGCGAGGTGCTGAACATCGGGAGTAACGACAATATCGACATCCGATCGCTCGCCGCTCTCATCCGTGACCGCCTCGCTCCCGGTCTCGACCTCGAGTTTACCGAGCGCTACGATGCGGACGCCGAACACACGCACGCGGATGTCCAGAAAGCTCACGAGCGTATCGGCTACGAGCCGACGACGAACATCCGCGACGGCGTCGAGAAGTTCATCGGCTGGTATCGCGATAACCGCGACTGGTACGAGCCGCTAGTTCGAAACTGA
- a CDS encoding sulfatase-like hydrolase/transferase, producing the protein MERTNSEYTLSMVTNAFIFVSDALRRDYLPESVRRRGDAVKTIASSTITPTAFSTICSGVEPPSHGVRTFYYRLDRNRNLLGLDDYNTSFWQLIESGGLYDVLGQDPDSKQPLSEIEPPFIHVERELSTHAPYAQWDDEYLTKRKQGSAGDFFEQYLDDWDDLRAAYRAGAEEAAERFETRLETLADRGLLDDTLVIFTSDHGELLGEYGEWSHSSPLVPELVDVPTVFVHPDGRESATDLFRHVDVLPTVADVLDFEVPWRTAGVSYYADESPSTGYAEYWKPSNATATSEAAPIHRRYEYLVRSLWDVDGGWAFNQSSLRDRLNHLPIAAHRLLWPPSPANLLRAPSGLRQHFSAVRRFGNPHFSREEAEATVAEIVADATTDAAKSELSAEQREQLQQLGYL; encoded by the coding sequence GTGGAACGGACTAACAGCGAGTACACACTCAGCATGGTGACCAACGCCTTCATTTTCGTCTCCGACGCGCTCCGTCGAGACTACCTCCCCGAGTCGGTGCGGAGACGGGGCGACGCCGTGAAGACGATTGCCTCCTCAACGATCACTCCGACCGCGTTTTCGACGATCTGTTCCGGCGTCGAACCTCCGAGTCACGGCGTCCGGACCTTCTACTACCGGCTCGATCGGAACCGGAACCTGCTCGGACTCGACGACTACAACACGTCGTTCTGGCAACTCATCGAGAGCGGCGGGCTCTACGACGTTCTCGGACAGGATCCGGACTCGAAGCAGCCACTCTCGGAGATCGAACCGCCGTTCATTCACGTCGAGCGGGAACTGTCGACACACGCCCCGTACGCCCAGTGGGACGACGAGTACCTGACGAAACGAAAACAGGGCAGTGCTGGCGACTTCTTCGAGCAGTATCTCGACGACTGGGACGACCTGCGAGCGGCCTACCGCGCTGGCGCCGAGGAGGCCGCCGAGCGGTTCGAGACCCGGCTGGAGACACTCGCTGACCGGGGGTTACTGGACGATACGTTGGTGATTTTCACCTCGGACCACGGCGAGTTGCTCGGCGAGTACGGCGAGTGGTCACACTCGTCACCACTGGTGCCCGAACTCGTCGACGTCCCGACCGTGTTCGTCCATCCGGACGGGCGGGAGTCAGCGACCGACCTCTTCAGACACGTCGATGTCCTCCCGACCGTCGCGGACGTACTGGACTTCGAGGTCCCGTGGAGGACGGCGGGGGTGAGCTACTATGCGGACGAGTCGCCGTCGACCGGCTACGCCGAGTACTGGAAGCCATCCAACGCGACAGCGACGAGCGAGGCCGCGCCCATCCATCGCCGCTACGAGTACCTCGTTCGGAGCCTGTGGGACGTCGACGGTGGGTGGGCGTTCAACCAGTCGAGCCTTCGCGACCGACTCAACCATCTCCCCATCGCCGCCCATCGGCTCCTCTGGCCGCCGAGTCCGGCGAATCTCCTGCGCGCCCCGTCCGGCCTCCGCCAGCACTTCAGCGCGGTCAGACGGTTCGGCAATCCACACTTTTCACGGGAGGAAGCCGAGGCAACCGTCGCCGAAATCGTCGCGGACGCGACTACCGACGCAGCGAAGTCGGAACTCTCTGCCGAGCAACGGGAGCAGTTACAGCAACTCGGCTACCTCTGA
- a CDS encoding glycosyltransferase family 2 protein — protein sequence MAPPLVSVIVPTYNRATLVSRAIESVLHQTYANFELVVVDDASTDDTETVVRGYDDERVTYLCHGTNRRVSAARNTGIEYASGDYLAFLDDDDEWLPTKLERQIRHIEAANRTVGMVYCWMEYHDGETPVRQYRPQLEGDIFEETVGGQPIGACSTLVVRDDVVDEVGGFDESLPRGNDGDFIRRVARESRVEYVPEVLVRHYVDHEYERITDETSESIANAIKANEAKLKKFATELDEKPALKGEIYARLGLRHCQLGHYLTGMRYHLKAVRQDPLNPEIYKQQAVTLHRLLTRRP from the coding sequence ATGGCCCCGCCGCTCGTGAGCGTGATCGTTCCGACGTACAACCGGGCGACCCTCGTATCCCGAGCAATCGAAAGCGTCTTGCACCAGACGTACGCCAACTTCGAACTCGTCGTCGTCGACGATGCGTCGACTGACGACACCGAGACTGTGGTCCGTGGCTACGACGACGAGCGAGTGACCTATCTCTGCCATGGGACGAACCGACGTGTCTCCGCTGCACGAAACACTGGGATCGAGTACGCATCGGGGGATTATCTCGCCTTCTTGGACGACGACGACGAATGGCTTCCGACGAAACTCGAACGACAGATCCGCCACATAGAAGCCGCCAATCGGACGGTTGGCATGGTGTACTGCTGGATGGAGTACCACGACGGCGAGACACCCGTCCGACAGTATCGACCGCAACTCGAGGGGGATATCTTCGAGGAGACGGTCGGAGGGCAACCCATCGGGGCTTGCTCGACGCTGGTTGTCCGGGACGACGTCGTTGACGAGGTAGGCGGCTTCGACGAATCGCTTCCACGCGGCAACGACGGGGACTTCATTCGGCGGGTGGCCCGGGAGTCCAGGGTGGAGTACGTTCCCGAAGTCCTGGTTCGTCATTACGTCGACCACGAATACGAACGTATCACAGACGAGACGTCGGAGAGTATCGCGAACGCTATCAAGGCGAACGAGGCCAAACTGAAGAAATTCGCCACCGAACTCGATGAGAAGCCTGCACTCAAAGGCGAGATTTACGCCCGACTCGGGCTCCGACACTGTCAACTCGGCCACTATCTGACCGGAATGCGCTATCACCTCAAAGCCGTTCGACAAGACCCACTGAACCCGGAAATCTACAAGCAACAAGCCGTCACACTCCACCGACTGCTTACCCGCAGACCCTGA
- a CDS encoding UDP-glucuronic acid decarboxylase family protein: protein MPIKTVLVAGGAGFLGSHLCSALLEDGCEVVCVDNLGSGRRRNLEEIDDHPNFRFLDADIREATDLPAVDEIYHLASRASPADFTEFPVRIALTNTEGTRHLLEHAVECDARFVYASTSEVYGDPEVHPQPESYNGNVNIRGERGCYDESKRFGETLTVAYERRYDLDVRTARIFNTYGPRMRPDDGRVIPTFLSQALRVEDLTIYGDGSQTRSFCYVDDMIRGLRSLMRTDGLQGEAINIGMENEVTIRTVAELIVDICDADSDFVYEPLPEDDPRKRRPDITKARHLLDWEPDVSLDVGLRRTLEHFRTHERQTLDDAPSPASDDV from the coding sequence ATGCCAATCAAAACCGTTCTCGTCGCAGGGGGGGCGGGCTTTCTCGGGAGCCACCTATGTTCGGCGCTACTCGAAGACGGGTGCGAAGTCGTCTGTGTCGACAACCTCGGAAGCGGTCGGCGGAGGAACCTCGAAGAGATCGACGACCACCCGAACTTTCGGTTTCTCGACGCGGACATCAGGGAGGCGACCGACCTGCCCGCAGTCGACGAGATCTACCACCTCGCTTCGCGGGCCTCGCCCGCGGATTTCACCGAATTTCCGGTGCGGATCGCGCTCACCAACACCGAAGGCACGCGTCACCTGTTGGAACACGCCGTCGAGTGTGACGCCCGCTTCGTCTACGCGAGCACCAGCGAGGTGTACGGCGATCCCGAGGTCCACCCACAGCCCGAGAGCTACAACGGCAACGTGAACATTCGCGGGGAGCGTGGCTGTTACGACGAGTCCAAACGGTTCGGCGAGACGCTGACCGTCGCCTACGAGCGCCGGTACGACCTCGACGTGCGGACGGCCCGCATCTTCAACACCTACGGCCCCCGGATGCGGCCCGACGACGGCCGCGTCATCCCCACCTTCCTCTCACAGGCGCTTCGCGTGGAGGATCTGACCATCTACGGCGACGGCTCTCAGACGCGGAGCTTCTGCTACGTCGACGATATGATCCGAGGGTTGCGGTCGCTCATGCGGACCGACGGCCTGCAGGGGGAGGCGATCAACATCGGCATGGAGAACGAGGTGACGATCCGCACGGTGGCGGAGCTGATCGTCGACATCTGCGACGCCGACAGCGACTTCGTGTACGAACCGCTCCCCGAGGACGACCCCCGGAAACGGCGACCCGACATCACCAAGGCACGCCATCTCCTCGACTGGGAACCGGACGTGTCGCTCGACGTGGGGCTCCGCCGGACGCTCGAACATTTCCGCACCCACGAACGGCAGACCCTCGACGACGCACCGTCGCCAGCCAGCGACGACGTGTAA
- a CDS encoding glycosyltransferase family 61 protein, with the protein MHDAGTQAYRALRDRGPRRFIADATAETVERWLVPRIDHWFADRILDERSLSAICAAGDTFFDHYDRAESYALDLPTTPDGYHGAERERMLETYASGMRIDAPYVCELTDVDLVGPDAVSIKDRAYVFENSLESTKRLTTSSLRAVGEGTPPVQSPWLRPDREFDTVVSLVGPWVGNYTHWFQDYLTRLEGFEHYRSKTGVDPAVLIPSGASGWMRDALRAVGYGPEQCIEWDGGRARVDRLIVSSVRREARERAPNRRIVYSPTGVRWVRNRIRSGIDAERTVPHSERIYLSRSNALTRRVRNEDEVMALLADWGFERYRPEELSFAEQVTLFSNAEAIVSPHGSGLMNQIFADDAAVIELMGKKQTVTSPATEYFYAELLGHDYACVPGEAVGIDLRTDVSGLETVLETLLGEP; encoded by the coding sequence ATGCACGACGCCGGCACGCAAGCGTATCGCGCCCTCCGTGACCGGGGGCCCCGTCGGTTCATCGCCGACGCGACCGCCGAGACGGTCGAGCGGTGGCTCGTGCCCCGGATCGACCACTGGTTCGCGGACCGAATCCTCGACGAACGGTCGCTTTCGGCAATCTGTGCCGCCGGGGACACCTTCTTTGACCACTACGACCGCGCGGAGTCCTACGCCCTCGACCTGCCGACCACACCCGACGGGTACCACGGGGCCGAGCGGGAGCGGATGCTGGAGACCTACGCCTCCGGCATGCGCATCGACGCCCCGTACGTCTGTGAACTGACCGACGTCGACCTCGTCGGCCCGGACGCGGTGTCGATCAAGGACCGGGCGTACGTCTTCGAGAATTCACTGGAGTCGACCAAGCGACTGACTACGAGCAGCTTACGAGCCGTCGGCGAGGGGACACCGCCGGTGCAGTCCCCGTGGCTCCGTCCCGACCGGGAGTTCGATACCGTCGTCTCCCTCGTCGGGCCGTGGGTTGGCAACTACACCCACTGGTTTCAGGACTACCTGACGCGGCTGGAGGGATTCGAACACTATCGCTCGAAGACGGGCGTCGATCCGGCCGTGTTGATCCCTAGTGGTGCGAGCGGTTGGATGCGCGACGCGCTCCGGGCGGTAGGGTACGGTCCCGAGCAGTGTATCGAGTGGGATGGGGGTCGCGCCCGCGTCGACCGCCTGATCGTCTCGTCGGTTCGGCGGGAAGCGAGAGAACGGGCACCCAATCGACGGATCGTCTACTCGCCGACTGGCGTCCGATGGGTCCGAAACCGCATCCGGAGCGGCATCGACGCCGAGCGAACCGTCCCCCACTCCGAGCGGATCTACCTCTCCCGGTCGAACGCGCTGACTCGCCGGGTCCGCAACGAGGACGAGGTGATGGCGCTGCTCGCCGACTGGGGGTTCGAACGCTACCGACCCGAGGAACTGAGTTTCGCCGAGCAGGTGACGCTGTTCTCGAACGCCGAGGCCATCGTCTCGCCACACGGCTCCGGGCTGATGAACCAGATCTTCGCCGACGACGCCGCCGTGATCGAACTCATGGGGAAGAAACAGACGGTCACGAGTCCGGCGACGGAGTACTTCTACGCCGAACTGCTGGGACACGACTACGCCTGCGTGCCCGGCGAGGCGGTCGGCATCGACCTCCGGACCGACGTGTCGGGTCTCGAAACCGTCCTCGAGACACTCCTCGGGGAGCCGTGA